One Sparus aurata chromosome 23, fSpaAur1.1, whole genome shotgun sequence genomic window, CTGGGATGTATATATAAAACGCAGGTGAAACAAATGGCCCAACATCTCATCACTGGACTGTCCGACCACAATCTGACATTGATATCAAGAAAACTTTCAAAAAAGTGCTTTCATCATAGCAAAAAATCTGTGGAGCGACTCAGGATTCACCAAACAATGAAATGGCTAATTTTCAAAGAGCAGTGCAGCAGACAGATTGGAACAACATAGCCAACTAGCCTACCTCATCACACTATCAACCAGTCAGTACTACAGGGGATTTTCCCAACTACCTGGAAACCCGCAATTGATACTCCAATATTTAAGACGACCCACTGACTACTTGCAACTACCGCCCAATCAGTATCCTACCTGTGATCTCCAAGGTTGTAGAGAAATGTGTGTCAGAGCAGCTTGTCTGCTTCCTCAATACTGGTCCATTCACTCTCCACCCCATGCAGTTCAGCTTCAGGGCCCATCACTCCGCTGAAACAGCTAGCTGCTTCTTCTTAGAGAAGGTCAGAGCTATGGCCAACATGTGGGGTGTGGTTGGCCCTGTGTTCTTAGACCTTCATAAGGCCTTTGACACTGTCAATCACCACATCCTTATCACCAAACTGTCTGCTTTTAACTTCACCCCACTGACACTCAAATTGTTTGAGTCATACTTAAATGGTAGAAATCAACATGTTTCCATGAACAATCATCGTTCTCCAATTGTCAACCTTTACACTGAAGTACCACAAGGATCAATACTTGGCCCGCTTATGTTTAGTCTATATATCAATGATCTACTATATGTTTGCCCTGAAATCAACACACCAATGTATGCCGACGACACAGTAATATATGTGCATGCCAGCACGAAACATCTGGCTGCTGCCAAACTCACCACAGCGATGGATCAAATTACCAACTGGCTAAATCGCTCCTGCCTCCAACTTCACCTCAATAAAACTGTAGGAATGTTCTTCATTAAAACTCAATGTAACATCATCCCAAAGATCACAATCTCCGGTAAAAACATCAGCATCGTTCCACATTTCAAATATCTGGGCATCACCATTGACTCCAATCTTTCCTTTGATACACACATCACAAAAGTGTGCATTAAGGTCAAGTTTAACGTGGATAATTGTAAATACATCAGATATACACTAACTTTTAATGTTGCAAAATTATTTATGGATGCCATGATCACGTTACATCACACATACTGTTTGACAGGCTGGGGACAAACTAACAGCTCAACATTATAACCATTAGCAacccttcacaataaaacccCATCAAAGTACTGGATCAAAAGCCTAACAGTTCACATcactgcatgatttaaaaaaaaactactgagcTGGGAGGAcataatcaaatacaaaaacatctgcCTGGTCTTCAGAATCCTGCATAACATCGCTCTTCCCCCCCTCAACTCATTTATAATCCAACATAACAGCAGTCATACCACTAAAAGCACCATAAAGGCTAAAGCTGCTCCTTTTACTGTAAAGTTTATTAAAGGTGACTGTCCACGtcgcaacaaacaaacaaactaaactaaatccTGCACAAACCTGCTTATACCCTTTTTAAAGAATTCAGCCTTCGAGCTTTACAGACGCTTTACAGCCACTGCAGCAACACCAACATTTACAACATGTCCTTCACACCAACCACTACTTCACTGGATtcatttataaacatcagtCGAACTGGAACCTGGAAAGCTGAAGGCAGATTTCCACATCAGTGGACACCAAAGATCATTTTCATCACTTGTAGCCTGTGAAAAAACATGTGAATCAGATAAAGATGATTTTTGTGTCTCAAGAAAGATTTAACTTGTGTACAAGTTTGATGTCATTAATCATTAGAAACTTTTCAGATCTGAACATTAATTTATAACAATGTTTGGGGGttgaaataattcaaataaaaatgattcCACATGAGACAAATGTGACAAAGTGTGCAGACTGAagcagagctcctcctcctgtcagtcACTCTCAGTTTCAGTGTTGTATTAAATTgctcctccagcacctcctctcctcatcctccaaaGCCTCTAATCTGTCAGCAGTAAGCTCACTTTCCAAGTTACAAGGCCATTCTCagcacacactgacaacatgcTGGGGACCCTCTGCACTCTCATCACTGCTCTAACATGTAAGGAGGCTGACTTACTGCAGCTTTGACCTCATGTTGGATtcatcagtctgtgtgtttctcttgaCTCCATGTCATCTTGTTGTTTCCAGGTGTGAGTGGTGTGACGGTGCTGACACAGAAGCCTCCTGTTGTAACAGTGACCAAAGGAGAGACAGCCACCATGGACTGTAACCTGGGGACTGTTACTGGCGATGCTGCTTTTTGGTACAAACAGGTTCCAGGAGGAGTTCCTCAGTTTGTACTGAGGTTTCGTCACAGCTGGAGTTCTCCAAACTATGGCTCTGGTTTCTCTTCTCCAAAGTTCACAACTACTCATCAGTCACAAACAGATTATCGTTTGATCATCAACAATGTGGAGGAGGGAGACTCAGCAgtgtatcactgtaacacatgGGACGACTCTGTTAAAGAGTGGGTACCACAGTGATTTACACTGTGACAAAAACCTCCTTACTGATACTTCTGCTTTTTGACTCATTGACATTTTGTAAAGACGCTCTCACTGAATTAAGCGTAAAGTCACGAACCATATCTCTCTATATCTTCTCCACATAAAAGATTCAAGTCTTCTTTAGTAAATGTGAAATTAATATAACTATATTAACACAGAtgttacagaaacaaacaatagtggaaaaaaacaaatatacaatagaaagatatgtttttttctggacTGGAATTCAAGTAGGAGTGGTCAGTCTGAAGAGTGTAACAATGTTTTCTTAGATTGATGACTATAAAAGACTTTGTTCATCAGCCCACATCCACATGCTGCCTCATCTCTACAGGTGTACTGTAGTCACTGCTGGCATAACCTGTATTTTCCATCAGAAACTATGGGGATCATGATGTGGGAAAAAACAAGGTTTTCAGTCCAGCACTGGACAACACAATACCTGGTATCAATCCACAACCAAGTAGTTTAGAACCCCTGCACTACAGGACTATCACCTCCAGATATACAAAGTGGTATCAGGATACAGGACCAGAGATTTTttctggttagcatgctaactactgTGAGGGAAATTCTCTAATGTCCCTTCATTATTTTGATATGTTGTTCTTGCATATGAAACTTCACAAATACAGATGCAACATTGACATCTGTGTAGTGTGGAACTTGTGTCTGTGGGcctcctgcatggtctctgtcTAATGAAAGttattgaagcttaattggcgaagtttcaggagcaggaccacacctcaacagcgccaacttccgcatttccataaataaccacctgaccctctcctctgcttcgctctcgtattccaCGCCCTTCCCCCCGaccccattctctctctctgtttcttccttctcctctccttcgtagatCCATGAGGGGGATTCTCCGCAAgaaatccccacaacgcactcgagaACACTCAAGAAACAAGATCTTCGTCACTTTGTTGTCTATATCACGAATAAATCCTTAAAACGCATCttgttgatggtgtggtccttgctagtgaatatGGTTGTAGAACATAAATGGTAtaagtctgtgaaaacaaacctAAAATGGGATTCTGTTAAGGATTTAATCCTGAAAGGTGTTCATGTAACCTCTTCTGTTATACCATGGTCTGAGGGAatacttgattctgattggctgcagggtgtccattaatccctgatatACGGATACCTACTGattagttccagtcaaattgtctgttcaccactctaaattaatgcgctagctggcatatcaaatctgaatattttatttccagcactgagtgcagtccgtcagtccttcagtgtcttatcctcagaacaccacagggtggcgactgtaacacacaagctgctgaaagtacacttccccttTTAAACGTACTGATACGtgataatctcacatcccgattgctgttcagctctctacttgaggctgcggccacagtaatgttacacaaggccgatcatttgttcgtgaaaatcttgatattgatttgggggacaatgacatgactggttagctagctagtcttgtttttaaacatactgccaaattatattttctgtttgtcaaccgtacgctatgttatt contains:
- the LOC115575441 gene encoding immunoglobulin lambda-1 light chain-like; translation: MLGTLCTLITALTCVSGVTVLTQKPPVVTVTKGETATMDCNLGTVTGDAAFWYKQVPGGVPQFVLRFRHSWSSPNYGSGFSSPKFTTTHQSQTDYRLIINNVEEGDSAVYHCNTWDDSVKDDVMNVLDVFSGSSLPPPVLTVFPPSRAELQSNKASLVCLSSQSVPFADVSWLAAGSPVSSGISTSTAVQQPDRTFQISSYLAIQTSDWNMEKVYTCKVSLGSQTAEQHINKSDCPTEE